From the Phycisphaeraceae bacterium genome, one window contains:
- a CDS encoding BatA domain-containing protein, giving the protein MFTYWPLAQIGSLFLAPAFAAAGLLAVSIPIALHLLRRQRQRHVVWGAMRFLREAVEQERRKLLISQWLLLLLRCLVVLLLGLALAQPLLAGWFSSAGSRQVHLVIDDGLTTRAVGGDGQERFETLRREAVDLVKGLRSSDDLTIWTLTGGSSTSYQLSDGGREQAIEELHALSSSDAATRPVEVMAEVLRSPGVGAAETIGVVLSDLAVADSRWVGDVSARDDPNPRWRWVVRRAESSLRNDQVASLVASQSAVVPQAGGRALMISVQAELTRLGGEPVDETAELVWRVLDEAGRELTVVSQAVRLEAGDERRMVRQILTLPVDVLTRDSQRLLIESRWVQSASRLSSDDVAMTAVEVRRSATVLIQHTAVPGLTAARWFALALEPVADDENPLRAVLIQRLSEQALGDADVLVLTEPGAMDASEQAAVRRWLEGGRSAVLLPPGDATDGLWSGGLGLPERVYGGVEQREDSGAALDQSVEPRGLLAGLSAEWPTLARTVRVFRWSPIVVPGVRPLVMLGSASASPWLAEYATGGGRVVLMASRLESDWTNLPVKPLAVPLIQTLVRDLISSRMATEQRVVGASEMDVSDVWVRQGAGFAEDIGVAPDRRSGWYVSAGEDGRWLIARPATQAGDLSAATSARVESFLPGAVVWVESGGVGGALEEAESRSAIGPLVLVMALLVLLSELVVARWSSTGERRWW; this is encoded by the coding sequence TTGTTTACGTACTGGCCGCTGGCCCAGATCGGTTCGCTGTTTCTCGCCCCGGCCTTCGCGGCTGCGGGGTTGCTGGCGGTGAGCATTCCGATTGCGCTGCACCTGCTGAGGCGACAACGCCAGAGGCACGTCGTTTGGGGCGCTATGCGTTTTTTGCGGGAGGCGGTTGAGCAGGAGCGGCGTAAGCTGCTGATCAGTCAGTGGCTTCTATTGCTGTTGCGGTGTCTGGTGGTGTTGCTTCTGGGTCTTGCGCTCGCGCAGCCTCTGCTGGCGGGGTGGTTTTCGAGTGCCGGGTCACGTCAGGTTCATCTGGTGATCGATGATGGTCTGACGACACGGGCGGTGGGTGGTGATGGGCAGGAGCGCTTCGAGACGCTGCGGCGTGAGGCGGTTGATTTGGTTAAGGGGCTGCGGTCATCGGATGACCTGACGATCTGGACGCTGACGGGAGGGTCGTCAACGAGCTATCAGTTGTCAGACGGCGGGCGTGAGCAGGCGATTGAAGAGCTCCATGCGTTAAGCAGCTCGGATGCCGCGACGAGGCCTGTGGAGGTGATGGCCGAGGTGCTGCGGTCGCCTGGTGTGGGTGCTGCGGAGACGATCGGGGTTGTGCTGTCTGACCTGGCGGTTGCGGATAGCCGGTGGGTTGGTGATGTGTCTGCGCGTGATGATCCGAACCCTCGATGGCGATGGGTTGTTCGTCGTGCTGAGTCGTCTCTTCGGAATGATCAGGTGGCATCGTTGGTGGCGTCGCAGTCGGCCGTGGTGCCTCAAGCGGGTGGTCGGGCGCTCATGATCTCGGTGCAAGCCGAGCTCACGCGGCTTGGTGGGGAGCCGGTGGATGAAACCGCTGAGTTGGTGTGGCGTGTTCTGGATGAGGCGGGTCGTGAGTTGACGGTGGTGTCGCAGGCGGTGCGTCTGGAAGCGGGTGATGAGCGGCGGATGGTGCGGCAGATTCTCACGCTGCCTGTCGATGTGTTGACGCGCGACTCGCAGCGGTTACTAATCGAGTCTCGTTGGGTGCAGTCTGCGAGTCGTTTGTCTTCGGATGATGTGGCGATGACGGCGGTTGAGGTGCGGCGATCGGCGACGGTGCTGATTCAGCACACGGCCGTGCCCGGGCTGACGGCGGCGCGTTGGTTTGCTCTGGCGCTCGAGCCGGTTGCGGATGACGAGAACCCGCTGCGTGCGGTGTTGATTCAGCGGCTGTCTGAGCAGGCGTTAGGCGACGCAGATGTTCTGGTCCTGACTGAGCCTGGTGCGATGGATGCTTCGGAGCAGGCGGCGGTCCGTCGGTGGCTTGAGGGTGGGCGTTCTGCGGTGTTGCTCCCGCCCGGGGATGCGACTGACGGCTTGTGGTCCGGGGGTCTTGGGTTGCCTGAGCGTGTCTACGGGGGAGTCGAGCAGCGCGAGGATTCGGGCGCTGCTCTGGATCAGAGTGTTGAACCTCGCGGGTTGCTGGCGGGCTTGTCTGCGGAATGGCCAACGCTTGCGCGGACGGTTCGTGTTTTTCGTTGGTCGCCGATCGTTGTTCCGGGTGTTCGGCCTCTGGTGATGCTTGGTTCTGCGTCGGCGTCGCCCTGGCTCGCTGAGTATGCGACGGGGGGTGGGCGTGTGGTGTTGATGGCGTCGCGTCTTGAGTCGGACTGGACGAATCTGCCGGTCAAGCCGCTGGCGGTTCCGCTGATTCAGACGTTGGTCCGGGACCTGATCTCGTCACGGATGGCGACGGAGCAGAGGGTCGTGGGCGCGAGTGAGATGGACGTGTCCGATGTCTGGGTTCGGCAGGGGGCGGGATTCGCTGAGGACATTGGCGTCGCCCCGGATCGTCGTTCGGGTTGGTACGTTTCAGCGGGTGAGGACGGTCGCTGGCTGATTGCGCGACCCGCCACGCAGGCGGGTGATCTCTCGGCGGCGACGTCGGCTCGGGTCGAATCGTTTCTACCTGGGGCGGTGGTGTGGGTTGAGTCGGGCGGTGTTGGTGGGGCGCTAGAAGAGGCTGAGTCGCGGTCGGCGATCGGCCCGCTGGTGCTGGTCATGGCATTGCTGGTTCTGCTGAGTGAGTTGGTGGTGGCCCGGTGGTCCTCGACGGGGGAACGCCGATGGTGGTGA
- a CDS encoding DUF58 domain-containing protein yields MSSSKLNPMSGDPAWLTPENLAGLGTVELRARLLIEGLSVGQHRSPLRGLSLEFAEHRPYTPGDDLRHLDWKAYGKSDRLYLKRHHQETNVDLMLLVDASGSMAYRSEGAVWSKFTGASTLAVALAMLAHQQHDRSGFATFGQDSAHELGMSSARQQWRLTARVLDQAQPSSRAPAEPSSADDLSKAVVRLGARLRRRSIVVILSDFFDDPTAIRSALARLKFAGHDVLLLQLIDPAERDFPFRRSTEFEGLEGEGRLPVEPAALRESYRRVFAEHLESLGRAAASLGFDHLTLATDEPLLPVLRECLSLRAGFASRRG; encoded by the coding sequence ATGTCCAGTTCCAAGCTCAACCCGATGTCTGGCGACCCAGCGTGGCTGACGCCGGAGAATCTCGCGGGTTTGGGCACGGTGGAGCTGCGTGCGCGGTTGCTGATTGAGGGGCTGTCGGTTGGTCAGCACCGATCGCCGTTGCGCGGGCTGAGCCTGGAGTTCGCTGAGCATCGGCCGTACACGCCGGGGGATGATCTTCGGCATCTTGACTGGAAGGCGTATGGCAAGAGTGATCGGCTTTATCTCAAGCGGCATCATCAGGAGACCAATGTCGATCTGATGCTGCTCGTGGATGCCTCGGGGTCGATGGCGTATCGGTCGGAGGGTGCGGTCTGGAGCAAGTTCACTGGTGCGTCGACGTTGGCGGTGGCGTTGGCGATGCTGGCGCATCAGCAGCATGACCGCTCGGGGTTTGCGACGTTTGGGCAGGATTCGGCGCATGAACTGGGGATGAGCAGTGCGCGTCAGCAGTGGCGCTTGACCGCGCGGGTGTTGGATCAGGCGCAGCCTTCTTCTCGGGCACCTGCGGAGCCTTCGAGTGCGGATGATTTGTCGAAAGCGGTGGTTCGACTTGGTGCGCGTCTTCGTCGGCGGTCAATCGTGGTGATTTTGAGTGATTTTTTTGATGATCCGACCGCGATCCGCTCGGCGTTGGCTCGGCTGAAGTTCGCGGGACATGATGTGTTGTTGTTGCAGCTGATTGATCCGGCGGAGCGGGACTTTCCGTTTCGTCGTTCGACCGAGTTTGAGGGTCTCGAAGGTGAGGGGCGGCTGCCGGTTGAGCCGGCGGCGTTGCGGGAGTCGTATCGGCGTGTGTTTGCGGAGCACCTGGAGTCCCTGGGGCGCGCCGCGGCCAGTCTTGGGTTTGATCACCTGACGCTTGCGACGGATGAGCCTTTGTTGCCGGTGCTCAGGGAGTGTTTGTCGTTGCGTGCGGGGTTTGCCAGCCGTCGCGGCTGA
- a CDS encoding MoxR family ATPase: protein MSDLPADSPALSDSDPHEVRSTVTRHVEALRREIGKAVVGQDEVVRQVVLTLLCRGHGLLIGVPGLAKTLLVSTVARSLSLEFNRIQFTPDLMPSDITGTEVIEENRDTGRREMRFVRGPLFANVILADEINRTPPKTQAALLEAMQERHVTAGGVRHELTEPFFVLATQNPIEQEGTYPLPEAQLDRFMVMIKVDYPSHDEEAEIIRRTTSGASDVVEPVVNAEEIERLQRWVRAVAVPEHAIDYALRLTRATRRPARGEQDQRPAFVRDYLAWGAGPRATQNLILSAKASALLDGRMAASIPDIQAVAHPVLRHRMHLNFQAEADHIAPDDLIDQLLGVTPDSAEASPAAAMLRTE, encoded by the coding sequence ATGAGTGACCTTCCGGCCGATTCCCCTGCGTTGAGTGATTCGGACCCCCATGAGGTCCGGTCCACGGTTACCCGGCATGTTGAGGCGCTACGGCGTGAGATCGGCAAGGCGGTGGTGGGGCAGGATGAGGTTGTTCGACAGGTTGTGTTGACCTTGTTGTGTCGTGGGCACGGGCTGCTGATTGGCGTGCCGGGTCTGGCCAAGACGCTGCTGGTCTCGACGGTGGCGCGGTCGCTGAGTCTTGAGTTCAATCGAATTCAGTTCACGCCAGACCTGATGCCCTCGGACATCACGGGGACCGAGGTGATTGAAGAGAACCGGGACACGGGTCGGCGCGAGATGCGGTTTGTGCGTGGTCCGTTGTTTGCGAATGTGATTCTGGCTGATGAGATCAATCGGACCCCGCCGAAGACTCAGGCGGCGCTTCTTGAGGCGATGCAGGAGCGTCATGTGACGGCGGGTGGGGTTCGGCACGAGTTGACCGAGCCGTTTTTCGTGCTGGCGACGCAGAATCCGATTGAGCAGGAGGGGACTTACCCGCTTCCTGAGGCGCAGCTGGATCGTTTCATGGTGATGATCAAGGTTGACTATCCGTCGCATGATGAGGAGGCGGAGATCATTCGCAGGACGACTTCGGGGGCGAGTGACGTGGTTGAGCCGGTGGTGAACGCAGAAGAGATTGAGCGGCTTCAGCGGTGGGTGCGGGCGGTCGCTGTGCCTGAACATGCGATTGATTACGCGTTGCGACTGACACGAGCGACGCGGCGTCCAGCGCGGGGTGAGCAGGATCAGCGTCCGGCGTTTGTGCGTGATTATCTGGCGTGGGGTGCGGGTCCGCGGGCGACTCAGAATCTGATTCTGTCGGCGAAGGCCAGTGCGCTGCTGGATGGGCGCATGGCGGCATCGATCCCGGACATTCAGGCCGTGGCGCACCCTGTGTTGAGGCATCGGATGCACCTGAACTTTCAGGCGGAAGCGGACCATATCGCGCCGGATGATCTGATCGATCAACTCCTGGGCGTTACGCCTGATTCTGCTGAGGCGTCACCCGCCGCGGCGATGTTGCGGACGGAATAA
- the mutM gene encoding bifunctional DNA-formamidopyrimidine glycosylase/DNA-(apurinic or apyrimidinic site) lyase, whose protein sequence is MPELPEVETIRQGLAQAVIGRRVVRVTLKRPDFIREGSSRRSRIGAISPDDLLEGQTITRIERRGKQIAVIGSQDTALCLHLGMSGSLAAGPADALQPTPHTHIRWDLDENSAFQMTDPRRFGGVWAFTNLQELTATRWSTLGPDALTVTARQLQTALKTTKRAIKAALLDQTLLAGVGNIYADESLHRAQIHPQTPAHRLQTDPIKSLATNLRQILREAITAGGSSLRDHVMLNGAAGSFQFAHRVYGRGGLPCQRCGAELRKTLIAQRTTVWCATCQPKERTRKKRINHLT, encoded by the coding sequence ATGCCCGAGTTACCCGAAGTCGAAACCATCCGTCAGGGACTGGCTCAAGCCGTCATCGGACGCCGGGTGGTTCGAGTCACGCTCAAACGCCCAGACTTCATACGGGAAGGGTCCTCCCGGCGTTCGCGAATCGGTGCCATCAGCCCCGACGATCTGCTCGAGGGCCAGACCATCACCCGAATCGAACGCCGCGGGAAGCAGATCGCCGTCATCGGCTCACAGGACACCGCCCTCTGCCTCCACCTGGGCATGTCCGGATCGCTCGCCGCAGGACCCGCCGACGCCCTCCAACCCACCCCGCACACCCACATCCGCTGGGACCTCGACGAAAACTCCGCCTTCCAGATGACCGACCCCAGACGCTTTGGCGGAGTCTGGGCCTTCACCAATCTCCAGGAACTGACCGCCACACGCTGGTCCACGCTCGGCCCCGACGCCCTGACCGTGACCGCCCGACAGCTCCAAACCGCCCTCAAGACCACCAAACGAGCCATCAAAGCCGCCCTGCTCGACCAGACCCTCCTCGCTGGCGTCGGCAACATCTACGCCGACGAATCCCTCCACCGCGCTCAAATCCACCCCCAAACCCCGGCCCACCGACTCCAAACCGACCCCATCAAGTCCCTGGCGACGAACCTCCGACAAATCCTGCGAGAAGCGATCACGGCCGGCGGGTCGTCCTTGAGGGATCATGTCATGCTCAACGGGGCCGCAGGCTCGTTCCAGTTCGCTCACCGCGTCTACGGCCGGGGCGGCCTGCCCTGCCAACGCTGCGGAGCCGAGCTTAGAAAAACCCTCATCGCCCAGCGAACCACCGTCTGGTGCGCCACCTGCCAACCCAAAGAAAGAACGAGGAAGAAGAGAATTAACCATCTTACCTAG